CAGAGGTGCGGCCAGTACAATTTGGTATTTACTGCCCCAATGATATGGAAGTGGCAGGAGTGCTTTGCTTTGGAGCCAAAGCTGTGCCAGGTTTTCcgcattaaaaaatcaaaataaaaaggaCACGAAGACCCGGGTTCAACGCCCTAAGATAGGTCCTACTTCTTCGTGTTTCTGGGTATCCCTGATTCtctatttttgatttttgaaaattttaattttcgcatttcaaaattcacacattcaaattttaacccccctattcgaatgtaaattagaatgtgagatttatcacacgtcgaccatggaaacagtcctaattcgaatatctgccacctaaaacctgccgagttcatttacaagtcaatggcaaaggtcagttgagccatttggaaatgttaatagccttcctgacatttatgtttttttcggAAGAAAGActtgatttgtacgaatcgaatactattcaaattttcgggtcggaaacattcgatcgaatattagacattcaaattttttcttcaataacctcccagtcgaattgtgaatatataaaattcacattaattcaaaattccacctatgataaatggacctcccagTCTAGCGATTCCgccttggtccggacttcccaCGCTTCTAGAGCGTTAGGCCTTGACAGGAAGTAGACAACATCTCtgccttattaaaggggttgtttagctttgaattaacttttagtttgactTAGAGagggatactctgagacaatttgcaattggttttcatctttttattatttgtggtttttgagttatttagctttttattcagcagttctccagtctgcattttcagcattctggttgctagagtgcaaattactctagcaaccatgctttgatttgtataagagactggaatatgaataggagaggcctgaatagaaagataagtaataaaaagtagcaataacaatacatttgtagccttattgtACATctgtttttagacagggtcagcgacccctatttggaagctggaaagagaccgaagaagaagccaaataattaaaaaactattaaaaaaattaaataatgaagaccaattgaaaagttttttagaatTGACCAGTCTATgatatactaaacgttaatttaaaggtgaacagccctttaagAATAAGGCCTTTGGATACCTAAATTGAAAACACAGCCCTGAATCAAGTACCATATTAGTGTGTTTCTGTATATCCtgataatatttttttgcatCAGATCCTATTAAGCATGAGAAAGAATCACGTCACAAAGCAGAGATCTGGGTACGTTCAGAGCAGTTTTGCTGTTGAAGACTTAAGGAAACGCCAAGGGGGGAGACGTTGGGAGCTATGAATGTTTAATGCATCCCGATCCCCATGTGACttgctgtcttgctttatggtaaTGATGGCTTACTCCCTGCCCTCACTGCTCACTTCCAATGTAGTCGGTATCCTTGGGTTAGTAAGTGGCTGGATTACACCTAATGAATTCCATACTCAGCGGCAATTCGGATAAAAGCCTGGCAGGTGCGCCTTGTTTACCACTTGcagaatgcttaaaggaacagtaacaccaaaaaagtgttttaaagtaataaaaatatcatgcactgttgccctgtgctggtaaaactgatctgaaacactaatatagttcatataaacaagctgctttttagcaatggtggaaattaaaaaaaaggctatatggcacaggttaaatagtggataacagataacaccattatgttctacagagcttatctgctgtgtaacctgagctttttctcatggctgcccccatgactacacagcagcttgtttatataaactatagtagtacttatctgttatctactgggtatcctgtgcttgaatggctgcccccatggctacacagcagcttgtttatataaactatagttgtgtttctgaagcaaatgctaccgttttaccagtgcatggcaactctgcattatatttttattactttaagggacttttatttatttatttttttaaactgacatgtTTTATTGAGTTTAATTATACATGACGTGGAGCAGTCCGTGTCATACGGTACCCTTTTATCAATGGTTACATGTAAACACATACCTGATAATGAACATTATATAAAAAGGGGGTAGAAAAGATAGGGAGGaataaaatagggaaaaaaagaagggGGGGAGCGagaagggggaggagggagaggggggaagagaggggggaaAGGAATAATGGGAAGAAAGGAGTTAAGGGGGAAAGTATACTGTTAGCATACAATGCAAAAACATTAGTCATAAGGCGGTGGGgaatcattattattacatttatgttGATTTCTGGATATATGAGTTACTGGTTGTCCTCTGGGATAGTCCCTTCATTATTAATGTAGGGCCTGGAAGAGCTGAGAGTCGTTTTCATGAGCTAACCAAGGAAGCCATATCTTGTCAAAGGCCGCCATATCATTTTTCAAGGTATAAGTAATCTTTTCGTTGGTGGCAATGCcgattatttttgcatttagggGACCCCAATggtattcctgttttttttccagttggctGCTATAATGAGCCTCGCCACCATTAAGATAATCTGTGGGCTGAGTTTGTATATTTGTATGGCTTTTTTCCCCAATAACAATACCATATGAAGAACTCTGTATAGTAGGTTGACTACTGCATCCCAAAATTGAGATACAGCCTTGCAGGTCCACCATATATGTAACACAGTTCCTGGGTCTGGAAGACTCAAAGCATTGTGGATTGCACATAGGATATAGTTTGTTCAGTCTTGTGGGGACTAGATAAGTCCTATGGAGTAACTTAATAGACGTCTCCCTTATGGTCACATAAGTGCTCCCTTTGTGTGCTGTAAGCCTGCATTGAGCCCATTGTTGGGTTGAAAGTGTGGTATTTAAGTCCTTCTCCCTGGGGATTGTTGTGAAGGTTGGTTTAACATTTTGTAAAGTGTGCTGAGTATGCCTGGTTGAAGTGGACATTGCCTACAGATGGTCTCCAAGGCTGTGGACTTCATGCTGTTGTCTTTGGCAAGCCTTACTTGTTGTTGCGCGAAGTGGGCCAACTGTGTTGTCCGAAATACTTCTTGTATAAGGGGGGTCGTAGAGGTCCCATAGTTGTTGAGGCATTAAAGGTTTCCCATGTCTAGTTAATGACTAAAGTGTGGTTAGTCCTTTGGTGCTCCACCAAGATAATGCTTGGTTGTTTGCCAGGGGGGTTAAGGGTGATGGGGTGGCTATTAGGCCAAATCTCCTCTGCAATGCATACCACATATGTAGCATTTCCATAGTTATTGGAGAAGCATTTGATATTTTGTGATATGGTATCTTTGTTGAGATAAATATGGGTATAATAAGTCATACTCCATCTGGACCCATAATGGGGCTAAGGGCCCTGCATGTAGTGGGGCTAACTGCACTAGGCGAGCCACCAGTAGTATTTGACAAGGTGGGGTACTGATAGGCCTCCATTGGCTTTATGTGAGATCATTGTTTGTTTGGATATTCTTGGATGTTTATTTTGCCAAATAAATGTGTTAATCTTGGATTGTAACATGTATAAGTCCTGTAATGGTACTTTAATCAGTAACATTCTAAACAAATAGAGGATTTTAGGTAAAAGTACCATTTTGATGCAGTGGATCCTGCCGACCCAAGAGATCCTGTGTCTATTCCATTTTTGTAAATCCTGCGTCAAGGACTTGAACATAAGTTAGAAATTGGCTTTATATAGAGCAGGTAGTAGACTAGTTATTTTTAACTcccaaatattgtaaatattctgACTGTGAATAAATCTgatggcaggcactcaaataaaggcaatcttccaatgaattgtagaaatcaagtagaaaagatttattgtgtcctctgccttacgcgtttcataggctcgtgattaagtgtttgtaacaaatttgcctttatttgagtgcctgtcATCAGATGTATTCACGGTTGTCCGCTCCCcaagctgagggctcagggcggtgcacctgggccacttcctataTGTGGTGAGTAAATACTTTACTCATGAAAAAACCCTCTTCAGTCTTATTAAAATATTCTGACTGTATCTTGAAACCAAAATTAAGTTCCAGTAACTTAATAGCATGTTTCGGCAGGTTACAGGGCAGCAGCTCAGATTTATCTGGGTTTATATTTAAACCAGAAACTCTAACAAATTCTGTTAAAGAATTCATCAAGTTGGGTAATGGTAGTATGTCTTTAGTGAATTCAAAAAGTTTGGGCCTATCCCTATTGTTTCTAATAACGTGAAGAGGTATTGCCAGTTTAATGTGTTGATTGCCTTTTCAATATCGAGCACTAATAGGCAAAGGGGGGTTTAAATTTATTTGCATGAGCTATAATGTTAAGGATCTTTCGTATATTATCAGGGGCCTGTCGGGTGGGGATAAAGCCGATCTGGTCTTTATGGATAACTGTATTTAATACTTTGTTTAATCGGTTTGCTAggatagttgctaatatttttatATCCAGATTTAAGAGTGATATTGGCCTATAGTTTTTGGGGGATAAATGGTCCTTATTCGGTTTTGGTATCACTGTCACTTTAGCTTCATTAATTTCTGGGGGTAGGGGTTGGCCAGTTGTGATGTGTTGGAAAAGTTTTTGTAAATGTGGGATAAATTGAGTTTGAAATTCTTTATAGAAAAGGGAAGAGAATccatcaggacctggggctttgttTGATTTCAAATGTTTATCTTCTTCTAGTACAGATTTCATCTTTTGTGTCAAAGGCGTCGGGGCATGTTTCTTAATATACATGTGTAAAGCTTTATTGTCTAATTGGTGTGTGGAGTCATATAACTGTTGATAATTAGTCTGGAAAGTTGAAGCAATAGCATCTGGATCAGAGGTAATGCGACCATCTGGTTGCCTAATTTTGTGGATGGAGTTTTGCTTGTTATGggcctttaatatattttccagCATTCTATCAGGTTCATTAGCATATAGATAAAATTTATGGTTGGTCTTGCAAATGGACTGTTAGGCGGTATATATTTggcatgcttttattttttgcttagtTTCTTCTATAATCCATCTAGTTCTGGGGTTAGAGTGGGATCTATAAGACTTTTCGAGGGTATCAAGGAGGGTCAATGTTTGTAagctttcatgcttttttttagcTGCATATTGGATCAGACATCCCCTGATATACGCCTTGTGTGCTACCCATACCCAAGCTGGAGATGATTCAGGTGTTGAGTTCTCTTTCATAAATTGCTTTAATTCTTTTGTTATTTGATTGATGCATTCAGGATCAGCTAATGAACTCTCGTTTAATCTCCAATTTGGTCGTATTGTAGAGGAGGTCTGCAAATCCAGTATTGTCAACAAAAGATCATTATCTGACCAAGCACAGTGGAGTATTTTGGAATCTATTATCCTAGAGGCATCTTGATTGTTGATTAAAATATAATCTATCCTGGATTAACTATGGTGTACATGCGAATAGTGTGTATATCCCCCTTTGTTATCATTAGCCTCTCTCCATGAGTCCGTCATGCCATGTGTGTGCAGGAGACTCTCAAcctgttttgtaatttttttgtattttgttgtatCAATCTCTGAGGTCCTATCTAAGGCAtagttaaaagaaaaattaaagacTCCTGCCCACACAATTCTCGCTTTTGGGAGGGTTGCTAGTTTactcaaaatgttttaaaagacgGGGAGCGGTGAATCATTAGGAGCATAAGTGGAGACAATAGTATAGGGTGTGCCGTATAGTGTTCCCAAAAGTATGATATATTGACCGAGGATGGTCTTTGTGATGTTAAATGGAAACTTGTTGTGAAGAAATATGGCTAATCATGCTTACGTGTTGTATAGGAGAGAAAGAACCTGGAAAAGTTTTTGTGGTAGAATTTAGGGAAGGAAGTCAAAGTAAAGTGCGTTTCCTGTACACATAATATATCTGGTGATAGCTGCCTGCCGTTTCGTTGGGGAGTTGAGACCCTGTGTGTTCTGTGATATAATTTTAATTGACATTTATAAACTTAAGAGTTATTCCAATATTGCTATAGATAACTTTAAAAATCTGTCTGGCATTGCTATAATTGTTTAACATTTTAAGGGTCCCAAGTCTCCACCTTAATCCTCTCCATTCCCAACATTGTATATGCATTAGTACAAAATACATGATCCCCACCGCACAAAAACAAAGTAATAGtaaagcataaaaacaaagtaataaataatgaaaagagtATAAACATGAATATTAACTTCAAAAAATAAGACGTAGTGTGTAAACACTTCAGACGAGCACTGTGACTTCACTGGTAACCTCCTGGCTCGGAGGGGGAGTAGAAGAAAGGTgctctgtggggggggggcagtatccCGCATCCCCAGGTTCAGATGGTGTTGAGGGGGAACATAGTCCAAAAATGTTATTACTGAAGTGGACATTAGGCATTTTTATGCCAGGGTTGGGTGGATAGGTTTGCTTACCCTCACCCCTGCATGATTACTGTATCCGTCTTGGCTTCCTAGCTGTATATTGTGGGGCAGCGTGTCACTGCTTAATTCCCTAGCCGCTTGTAGAGCTAGGTCTCTCATTTCCACATGATGCCGTTTCAGTACTATGTCTCTTGGAATGTTTGGATTGCGTGGGCGGCCTAAGGCCCTGTGTATATGCTCAATATAGAGTTGTTTCTCTGAAGGTCGGGGAGTAATTGTTGCAGCACCCCTGCCATTAATTGTGTTATGTCTTGTAATATCTCATATCTCATATCCCATAACTAAGTGAGGTAAAGCATCGActtgattggctgggactgtcttttgggtgtggctatCCTGGGAAAAGTGTAGTAtgcttgtttgaatggtcttccttatgtgtatataaagagcattgtaaatcCCTTGTTAGTTAGTCACTTTCAACTCCCTTCCATTGCAtccttccctatccctttctacctccctccatgttagttagttccctttttatgtaataccttttagttcctttgtaaataaataccacttatttaaagatcactctgcctcaagtcattagcctggcacctcaaaatagagcagatccaacatattggcaccccagaTGGGACGATTTCAACTAAACCCATCATCGTAAGGAAAAGGAATCTGCTTGGCTGAGAAGATTTGAGAAGCCTGAGACTGACGCGTTAAAGGTCTGACCAGAAAAGAAAGCCTGGAGCCTAACACAGGTAAGTATATGTTTCTTTTATCTAATTTTAACTGAAGTTATTGTATTAGAaacgtttctgttttttttagtggaaagaagTTAAGGAACACTTTAAGTAAggtagtaaggtcagttattgtgTAGAAACTAAGGTATAGTTTGTTGTTGTTGTGAAGTTTAGTGTTTTGTTTGTGTAAGTAATTGTTTGTAGTGTGTATTGTTTGTTGTAAACATGGAATTTGTTGAAAGATATGTAAACAAATATGCTTCAGCTGATTACAATTCATGTGCAGATGAGTCTTTGACACATCAGTTTAAAAGTCTACTGACACAGTGTCAAAGTTAcaacaataaagtaaaatgtaatcatcttgcaaaaatggtaaagaaaattaaaatggccAATGAAATATTAGCATTATTAAAGATGAAAGTTATTGCTGAGAATAAGGCAGAACAGTGGAGAAATGAGAAGGTCCAGTTTAGAGAAGACTTGGAAAAGTTTGGTGAGTCACTTATTGTAGCAGCTAGCACTTCAGAAGAGCATATTTCAGAATTAGAAGAACTGAGGGAGAAGGTAGAACTGTTAGCCAAACAGAATGATTTGTTAGAAGAAAAGTTGAAGGATTGTGAGGAGAGGTGCAGGCTCAGAGAACAAGAGGTGATATCTTTAGAAAGCAAGGCTGGATATGAACTAAATGTCCCAGTAAGTGTCTGCCCTGTTACTGAGCAAGAGATAAAAGATGGAGAACAAGGTATAAGACCACAAACATTACCTAGTCCAACTCTCTTTAGCCCCCAATCAGAATGTGCCAGACAACGAATCAATAATACATATGTGCCAACTGATAATAATATTCATTCAAACTCAGCACTGAAAATACAAGAGGTTATAAGTTTGACCCAGATATTGGGAAAGTTTGACACTAATTTATCCCCTATTAGCCTTTACAATAAATTAGAAGCCGTGGTGAAACAATATAACCTTGGAAATAAAGATGCATGTGCCTTGCTTAGAGCATGGCTCCCATATCAGTTGGCTGCAGAACTTAGGCCTCCGGTTGGTAAGCACATTGGGACATTGTCCAATATCAATGAAAATTGGGGAAGTACCACTGAAAGGTTAAGAGAGTTGCAAAGGATTTTGGGTGGGCGTGATATAAGAGGTACAAATGCATTGGAGAATGCAAGGTATAGGAAAGGAGATGATCCAATGTTATTTTGCACTGATTATCTCTCCCTATATAAAGTTGTATTCAACTGCCCTGATATGTTGCCAGATGAGCCCAATTTCCTCTACTCAAtggcaaataaatgtaatgttgatTACAACACAAGAACTGCCCTTAGGTATGCCACCTCATAcaacaactttataaatacacttaGGGATTGGTCTCAGGAGTCTTTTGAATTCCAGAGACATATTTCTGTTGCTTCTAAAAACAACCAAAGCAGGAGATTTCCACGGAAATGTTACAGTTGTGGTAAGTATGGTCATATTGCTCGATTTTGCAGAACTTCTGCCAATCAGCATGATACTTATCCAATCCATTCAATACAGAGACAAGAGGGGGATGCACAGGAAAATCTAAATGATTATCTCCTAGACCATAGCCCTCCCTCAGAGCCTGAAACAGTTGTCTCCTCTGATAACATAGACACAGGTTCCaatagtgcaggagatcaaaaagagagCCAAAATGAGCCCAAAAGGGAATTTCACACACCTCCctgtaaaacaggaaaagaagggACAACTGCCCCACCCTTTATGCCTTGGGTGAACATTCCACTGTGGCTTTACAGCAGCTGGTCTCACATTGCTATGCAAATGCTAATGGCCAATTTAGCACAGTTTGCCCAGGGTGTACCAAACACATATATGCCTGTTTTCTAATTACAAGGAATGTGATGGAATTAAAACTAGATATGGCCATGACCACTGTATAATGGATATGTACTATGTTATTTGTAATGttatgtatattaattatatgtatgtttctttttcagagtACTAGTGGAAGAACGATTGTCCATTTATCCTGTAAAATGAAGAAGATACtgtgattttaaaattgatttttgtttcaacAGGTTGTAGATTTGTTTTAGCACCTGATGACTTTGTGTCTTACACTAAATAACCCTGATTAACTGGATAACTGTTTTTAAAACCACGTGGTACAATCAAtgagctcaatagtaaaataattgtttgcaaacaatttaaaaaacaatatttaaactcAATAACATCTCTTCACAATACTGGTGTCCTTGGTATATTATTAACTTTATTGTCCACaggtatttgtttttgttcatttatttgtgttgttaaatgtaaatgtgtttatcttTGTTTTACATGTTGTCTCTGTTTAGTGTTTTGTGTTAGTTTGTATACAGTATTAGTACCTTCATTGTTTTATCAAAACACTGCTTAAAATAGCAGACCGTGTAATTTTGAATTTAATGGTACCTACGTTTTTCGGTACCAAATGGGGGGTGATCATAGTTTTTCTTTCCTAAAGCCCATCAAAAGATGCAGTAgatacatgaaaatgtttttacaatttttttattgttatttttgtttttttgcagctttcattttatatcattttatattatttttttaactgaatgtACTGAACAGATAATAATGCTAAGCATATGGTCCTGCTCTTGCTCTTTTATTTCCAGGATCCATGAAACTACATAGAAAACAAAATGTGGGCCCTGGATCAACTGAGTTTGGTTATGTTTTGAAGGGCAAATGTGTTTAGaacttttaaattttattaagaCAGGTTTCAGAACAGCATTACTCACACATTGTTCAGGTTAAATGGAATACATAGGGCACAACTTTCTTCTTAGAATAAGtatgtttatgtgtatatatatatatagcaatataagtatgttatttatgttttagtTAATGATGTGTTTCGTTGGTTATACATAGTGCATTTGCATATAAAGTTAGAAGGCATTATGcagataaaaataacattaatttaaGAATATGCAGACTAGCAAACAAATGTCTGTATTATACAGAGTTTAATTTGGTGTTATGCTACATGgaatgtacatgtatatataagGTGCAGTGTTTGGTGGTATTGACAACCTATGTTATTGCCTTGTATCTTATCATGTGTGAATGAGAGTGAATGGTGCAATGTTGTCTGTTCCCTGCCCAAGGATGTTACACCGATATAGCCACAAGTCCGAAGAGGTTCTTCCAATGCTTTCATGGTGTGTCCTTCAgacacaaatgggggaatgtaatatctcATATCTCATATCCCATAACTAAGTGAGGTAAAGAATTAACAGTGACTCTGGGCTCAGGGCAGTGTACACTATAAACACAGACGCAAAGACTGACAGAACAAAGACTATCCTGTCGTAAA
This Xenopus laevis strain J_2021 chromosome 8S, Xenopus_laevis_v10.1, whole genome shotgun sequence DNA region includes the following protein-coding sequences:
- the LOC121397668 gene encoding posterior protein-like, producing the protein MEFVERYVNKYASADYNSCADESLTHQFKSLLTQCQSYNNKVKCNHLAKMVKKIKMANEILALLKMKVIAENKAEQWRNEKVQFREDLEKFGESLIVAASTSEEHISELEELREKVELLAKQNDLLEEKLKDCEERCRLREQEVISLESKAGYELNVPVSVCPVTEQEIKDGEQGIRPQTLPSPTLFSPQSECARQRINNTYVPTDNNIHSNSALKIQEVISLTQILGKFDTNLSPISLYNKLEAVVKQYNLGNKDACALLRAWLPYQLAAELRPPVGKHIGTLSNINENWGSTTERLRELQRILGGRDIRGTNALENARYRKGDDPMLFCTDYLSLYKVVFNCPDMLPDEPNFLYSMANKCNVDYNTRTALRYATSYNNFINTLRDWSQESFEFQRHISVASKNNQSRRFPRKCYSCGKYGHIARFCRTSANQHDTYPIHSIQRQEGDAQENLNDYLLDHSPPSEPETVVSSDNIDTGSNSAGDQKESQNEPKREFHTPPCKTGKEGTTAPPFMPWVNIPLWLYSSWSHIAMQMLMANLAQFAQGVPNTYMPVF